From the Oncorhynchus nerka isolate Pitt River linkage group LG28, Oner_Uvic_2.0, whole genome shotgun sequence genome, one window contains:
- the LOC115113379 gene encoding eukaryotic translation initiation factor 3 subunit A-like isoform X3 encodes MPAYFQRPENALKRANEFLEVGKKQPALDVLYDVIKSKKHRTWQKIHEPIMLKYLELCVDLRKSHLAKEGLYQYKNICQQVNIKSLEDVVRAYLKLAEEKTETAKGESQQMVLDIEDLDNIQTPESVLLSAVSGEDTQDRTDRLLLTPWVKFLWESYRQCLDLLRNNSKVERLYHDIAQQAFKFCLQYTRKAEFRKLCDNLRMHLGQIQRHHNQSTAINLNNPESQSMHLETRLVQLDSAIAMELWQEAFKAVEDIHGLFALSKKPPKPQLMANYYNKVSTVFWKSGNALFHACTLHRLYHLSREMRKNLTQEEMQRMSTRVLLATLSIPITPERTDIARLLDMDGIIVEKHRRLATLLGLQSPPTRQSLINDMVRFNLLQYIVPEVKELYNWLEMDFHPLKLSGRVTKVLNWVRDQSEKEADLQQYVPHLQSNTILRLLQQVAQIYQSIEFNRLASLVPFVDPFQLERSIVDAARHCDLQVRIDHTTRNLSFGSDLNYSTKEDSPVGPFLQNMPSAQIRNQLTAMSSSLAKAIQVIKPASMLKEREEQSQLAITAYLKNGRKEHQRILARRQTIEERKERLENLNIQREKEELEQREAELQKVRKAEEERLRQEAKEREKERIMQEHEQIKKKTVRERLEQIKKTELGAKAFKDIDIEDLEDLDPDFIMSKQVEQLEKEKRELQDRLKNQEKKIDYFERAKRLEEIPLIKKAYEEQRVKDMELWELQEEERISNMKVERERALEHKQRMSRMMEDKENFVGKITDARSFIYEEKLKQFQERLVEERKKRLEERKIHRKEDRRNTFHRQKEEEAQRIHEEQLKKEREERERIEQEAREAEEAEYQERLRKLEEQERKQRARQQEIEERERRREEEMRAPARSEEKPRGEAKDWGAEKEEGGGGWRRRTEVESERRRPVPDNDAVPDKDWRADGGEDKDREPPSRRGGDGPRRGGADDRGPPRRGFGDDDRPLRRGMDEDRPPRRTFGDDDRGLRRGGDEDRAPRRGFDDGPRRGFDDGPRRGTDESRAPRRGADDDTWGPRRGGDDERGGPRDDKPWKPAGRPGGGWREREKAREESWGPPREGSSSKEGEEVEREEKQESERFPERRPPRSDAQEEGGGGGAWRRPGADDEAPKKSWRDSARQEEPDREDRPPIRRERPERRDDRDRPPPSREPEEGGGSWRRAGDEKRDVRKEERPAPPRPREGEREADGEKSSWRSEKDKENAGRAKKTNEETDDDGWTTVARR; translated from the exons ATGCCGGCCTATTTCCAACGACCGGAGAATGCTCTCAAACGAGCAAATG AGTTTTTGGAGGTGGGCAAAAAGCAGCCAGCTTTGGATGTTTTGTACGATGTCATTAAGAGCAAAAAGCATCGAACATGGCAGAAGATCCACGAGCCCATCATGCTCAAGTACCTGGAGCTCTGCGTGGACCTGCGCAAGAGCCACCTGGCCAAGGAGGGCCTATACCAGTACAAGAACATCTGCCAGCAG GTGAACATCAAATCCCTCGAGGATGTGGTTCGAGCCTACCTGAAGTTGGCCGAGGAGAAGACGGAGACAGCCAAGGGGGAGTCGCAGCAGATGGTCCTGGACATTGAGGATCTTGACAACATCCAGACTCCTGAGAg TGTACTTCTGAGCGCTGTGAGTGGTGAAGACACCCAGGATCGTACAGACCGTCTGCTGCTCACTCCCTGGGTGAAATTTCTGTGGGAATCCTACCGCCAATGCCTGGACTTGCTGCGTAACAACTCCAAGGTGGAGCGCCTCTACCATGACATTGCCCAACAAG CTTTCAAGTTCTGCCTTCAGTACACCCGTAAGGCAGAGTTCCGGAAGCTTTGTGACAATCTGCGCATGCACCTGGGTCAGATCCAGCGCCACCACAACCAGAGCACAGCCATCAACCTGAACAACCCTGAGAGCCAGTCTATGCACCTGGAGACACGCCTGGTGCAACTGGACAGTGCCATTGCCATGGAGCTCTGGCAG GAAGCTTTCAAGGCTGTGGAAGACATCCATGGTCTCTTCGCCCTTTCCAAGAAGCCCCCCAAGCCTCAACTTATGGCCAACTACTACAACAAGGTGTCCACTGTGTTTTGGAAGTCTGGGAATGCCCTGTTCCACGCCTGCACCCTCCATCGCCTCTACCATCTTTCCAGGGAGATGCGCAAGAACCTCACCCAGGAAGAGATGCAGAG gatgTCCACAAGGGTCCTCCTGGCCACCCTGTCCATTCCTATCACCCCGGAACGCACAGATATTGCCCGCCTGTTGGACATGGACGGCATAATCGTGGAGAAACACCGTAGGCTGGCCACACTACTGGGCCTGCAGTCCCCACCAACCCGCCAGAGCCTCATCAATGACATG GTTCGGTTCAACTTGCTGCAGTACATTGTACCTGAAGTGAAGGAGCTGTACAATTGGCTGGAGATGGACTTCCACCCACTGAAGCTGAGCGGAAGAGTAACAAAG GTGTTGAACTGGGTGAGAGACCAGTCTGAGAAGGAGGCGGACCTCCAGCAATATGTTCCCCACCTGCAGAGTAACACCATCCTCAGGCTGCTGCAGCAG GTGGCTCAGATCTATCAAAGCATTGAGTTCAACCGTCTGGCCTCCCTGGTTCCATTTGTGGATCCCTTCCAATTGGAGCGCTCCATTGTGGATGCTGCCCGACACTGCGATCTGCAG GTTCGAATTGACCATACCACTCGGAACCTGAGCTTTGGGTCAGACCTGAATTACTCGACCAAAGAGGACTCTCCTGTGGGGCCGTTCTTGCAGAACATGCCCTCTGCCCAGATCAGGAACCAGCTGACAGCAATGTCGTCTTCCTTGGCCAAAGCAATCCAGGTCATCAAGCCTGCGTCCATGCTG AAAGAGCGCGAGGAGCAGAGCCAGCTAGCCATCACCGCCTACCTGAAGAACGGCCGCAAGGAGCACCAGCGCATCCTGGCCCGCCGGCAGACCATCGAGGAGCGCAAGGAGCGCCTGGAGAACCTCAACATCCAGCGGGAGAAAGAGGAGCTGGAGCAGCGCGAGGCGGAGCTGCAGAAGGTGCGCAAGGCAGAGGAGGAGCGCCTTCGCCAGGAGGCCAAGGAGCGCGAGAAGGAGCGCATCATGCAGGAGCACGAGCAGATCAAGAAAAAGACAGTGCGCGAGCGGCTGGAGCAGATAAAGAAGACCGAACTGGGAGCCAAGGCCTTCAAAGACATTGATATAGAG GACCTTGAGGACCTGGACcctgacttcatcatgtccaaaCAGGTGGAGCAGcttgagaaggagaagagagagcttcAGGACCGCCTGAAGAACCAGGAGAAAAAG ATTGACTACTTTGAGAGGGCCAAACGTCTGGAGGAGATCCCCTTGATCAAGAAGGCCTACGAGGAGCAGCGTGTCAAGGACATGGAGTTATGGGAGCTCCAAGAGGAGGAGCGG ATCAGCAACATGAAGGTGGAGCGTGAGAGGGCCTTGGAGCACAAGCAAAGGATGtccagaatgatggaggacaAGGAGAACTTTGTGGGCAAAATAACAGATGCTCGAAGCTTCATCTACGAG GAAAAACTAAAACAGTTCCAGGAGCgtctggtggaggagaggaagaagcgtctagaggagaggaagatCCACCGCAAGGAGGACCGTCGCAACACCTTCCACCGCCAGAAGGAGGAGGAGGCCCAGCGCATCCACGAGGAGCAGCTCAAGAAAG AGCGCGAGGAGCGTGAGCGCATCGAGCAGGAAGCACGCGAGGCAGAGGAGGCGGAGTACCAGGAGCGCCTGCGCAAActagaggagcaggagaggaagCAGCGAGCCCGACAGCAGGAGATCGAGGAGCGCGAGCGCcgcagggaggaggagatgagggccccTGCCAGGTCTGAGGAGAAACCCAGAGGAGAAGCGAAG GACTGGGGTgctgagaaggaggagggaggtggaggatggaggaggcgTACTGAGGTTGAATCGGAGAGGCGTCGCCCTGTGCCTGATAA TGACGCCGTACCAGATAA ggaCTGGAGAGCCGATGGCGGCgaggacaaagacagagagccaccctccaggagaggaggagacggcCCTCGCCGTGGTGGAGCCGACGACCGTGGACCCCCACGCAGGGGCTTTGGGGATGACGACCGCCCCCTGCGCAGAGGCATGGACGAGGACCGTCCACCAAGGAGAACCTTTGGGGATGATGACCGGGGTCTTAGGAGGGGGGGGGACGAGGACCGCGCTCCCCGCAGAGGCTTCGATGATGGCCCCAGGCGTGGCTTTGACGACGGCCCCCGCAGAGGCACGGACGAGTCTAGGGCCCCCAGACGCGGGGCTGATGATGACACCTGGGGccccaggagaggaggagatgacgaAAGGGGCGGGCCCCGTGACGACAAGCCATGGAAGCCAGCTGGCCGGCCCG GTGGTGGCTGGCGTGAGAGGGAGAAGGCCCGCGAGGAGAGCTGGGGTCCACCCCGCGAAGGTAGCAGCAGCAAGGAGGGcgaagaggtcgagagagaggaaaaacaggAGAGCGAACGCTTCCCTGAGCGCCGCCCACCCAGGTCAGATGCACA ggaggagggtggtggtggtggtgcttggAGAAGGCCGGGTGCTGATGATGAGGCGCCCAAGAAAAGCTGGAGAGACTCTGCTCGTCAGGAAGAGCCTGACCGCGAGGATCGCCCTCCTATCCGTCGAGAGCGACCTGAGCGCAGGGATGACCGTGACCGTCCCCCACCCAGCAGAGAGCCTGAAGAAG GAGGAGGCTCTTGGCGCCGTGCCGGCGACGAGAAGCGTGATGTGCGTAAAGAGGAACGTCCGGCTCCCCCCAGACCCAGAGAGGGTGAGCGTGAAGCGGACGGAGAGAAGAGCTCCTGGCGCtcggagaaagacaaagagaacgCTGGTCGCGCCAAGAAGACCAACGAAGAGACCGACGATGACGGCTGGACCACTGTTGCCCGCCGCTGA
- the LOC115113379 gene encoding eukaryotic translation initiation factor 3 subunit A-like isoform X1 translates to MPAYFQRPENALKRANEFLEVGKKQPALDVLYDVIKSKKHRTWQKIHEPIMLKYLELCVDLRKSHLAKEGLYQYKNICQQVNIKSLEDVVRAYLKLAEEKTETAKGESQQMVLDIEDLDNIQTPESVLLSAVSGEDTQDRTDRLLLTPWVKFLWESYRQCLDLLRNNSKVERLYHDIAQQAFKFCLQYTRKAEFRKLCDNLRMHLGQIQRHHNQSTAINLNNPESQSMHLETRLVQLDSAIAMELWQEAFKAVEDIHGLFALSKKPPKPQLMANYYNKVSTVFWKSGNALFHACTLHRLYHLSREMRKNLTQEEMQRMSTRVLLATLSIPITPERTDIARLLDMDGIIVEKHRRLATLLGLQSPPTRQSLINDMVRFNLLQYIVPEVKELYNWLEMDFHPLKLSGRVTKVLNWVRDQSEKEADLQQYVPHLQSNTILRLLQQVAQIYQSIEFNRLASLVPFVDPFQLERSIVDAARHCDLQVRIDHTTRNLSFGSDLNYSTKEDSPVGPFLQNMPSAQIRNQLTAMSSSLAKAIQVIKPASMLKEREEQSQLAITAYLKNGRKEHQRILARRQTIEERKERLENLNIQREKEELEQREAELQKVRKAEEERLRQEAKEREKERIMQEHEQIKKKTVRERLEQIKKTELGAKAFKDIDIEDLEDLDPDFIMSKQVEQLEKEKRELQDRLKNQEKKIDYFERAKRLEEIPLIKKAYEEQRVKDMELWELQEEERISNMKVERERALEHKQRMSRMMEDKENFVGKITDARSFIYEEKLKQFQERLVEERKKRLEERKIHRKEDRRNTFHRQKEEEAQRIHEEQLKKEREERERIEQEAREAEEAEYQERLRKLEEQERKQRARQQEIEERERRREEEMRAPARSEEKPRGEAKDWGAEKEEGGGGWRRRTEVESERRRPVPDNDAVPDKDWRADGGEDKDREPPSRRGGDGPRRGGADDRGPPRRGFGDDDRPLRRGMDEDRPPRRTFGDDDRGLRRGGDEDRAPRRGFDDGPRRGFDDGPRRGTDESRAPRRGADDDTWGPRRGGDDERGGPRDDKPWKPAGRPVALVSASGGGWREREKAREESWGPPREGSSSKEGEEVEREEKQESERFPERRPPRSDAQEEGGGGGAWRRPGADDEAPKKSWRDSARQEEPDREDRPPIRRERPERRDDRDRPPPSREPEEGGGSWRRAGDEKRDVRKEERPAPPRPREGEREADGEKSSWRSEKDKENAGRAKKTNEETDDDGWTTVARR, encoded by the exons ATGCCGGCCTATTTCCAACGACCGGAGAATGCTCTCAAACGAGCAAATG AGTTTTTGGAGGTGGGCAAAAAGCAGCCAGCTTTGGATGTTTTGTACGATGTCATTAAGAGCAAAAAGCATCGAACATGGCAGAAGATCCACGAGCCCATCATGCTCAAGTACCTGGAGCTCTGCGTGGACCTGCGCAAGAGCCACCTGGCCAAGGAGGGCCTATACCAGTACAAGAACATCTGCCAGCAG GTGAACATCAAATCCCTCGAGGATGTGGTTCGAGCCTACCTGAAGTTGGCCGAGGAGAAGACGGAGACAGCCAAGGGGGAGTCGCAGCAGATGGTCCTGGACATTGAGGATCTTGACAACATCCAGACTCCTGAGAg TGTACTTCTGAGCGCTGTGAGTGGTGAAGACACCCAGGATCGTACAGACCGTCTGCTGCTCACTCCCTGGGTGAAATTTCTGTGGGAATCCTACCGCCAATGCCTGGACTTGCTGCGTAACAACTCCAAGGTGGAGCGCCTCTACCATGACATTGCCCAACAAG CTTTCAAGTTCTGCCTTCAGTACACCCGTAAGGCAGAGTTCCGGAAGCTTTGTGACAATCTGCGCATGCACCTGGGTCAGATCCAGCGCCACCACAACCAGAGCACAGCCATCAACCTGAACAACCCTGAGAGCCAGTCTATGCACCTGGAGACACGCCTGGTGCAACTGGACAGTGCCATTGCCATGGAGCTCTGGCAG GAAGCTTTCAAGGCTGTGGAAGACATCCATGGTCTCTTCGCCCTTTCCAAGAAGCCCCCCAAGCCTCAACTTATGGCCAACTACTACAACAAGGTGTCCACTGTGTTTTGGAAGTCTGGGAATGCCCTGTTCCACGCCTGCACCCTCCATCGCCTCTACCATCTTTCCAGGGAGATGCGCAAGAACCTCACCCAGGAAGAGATGCAGAG gatgTCCACAAGGGTCCTCCTGGCCACCCTGTCCATTCCTATCACCCCGGAACGCACAGATATTGCCCGCCTGTTGGACATGGACGGCATAATCGTGGAGAAACACCGTAGGCTGGCCACACTACTGGGCCTGCAGTCCCCACCAACCCGCCAGAGCCTCATCAATGACATG GTTCGGTTCAACTTGCTGCAGTACATTGTACCTGAAGTGAAGGAGCTGTACAATTGGCTGGAGATGGACTTCCACCCACTGAAGCTGAGCGGAAGAGTAACAAAG GTGTTGAACTGGGTGAGAGACCAGTCTGAGAAGGAGGCGGACCTCCAGCAATATGTTCCCCACCTGCAGAGTAACACCATCCTCAGGCTGCTGCAGCAG GTGGCTCAGATCTATCAAAGCATTGAGTTCAACCGTCTGGCCTCCCTGGTTCCATTTGTGGATCCCTTCCAATTGGAGCGCTCCATTGTGGATGCTGCCCGACACTGCGATCTGCAG GTTCGAATTGACCATACCACTCGGAACCTGAGCTTTGGGTCAGACCTGAATTACTCGACCAAAGAGGACTCTCCTGTGGGGCCGTTCTTGCAGAACATGCCCTCTGCCCAGATCAGGAACCAGCTGACAGCAATGTCGTCTTCCTTGGCCAAAGCAATCCAGGTCATCAAGCCTGCGTCCATGCTG AAAGAGCGCGAGGAGCAGAGCCAGCTAGCCATCACCGCCTACCTGAAGAACGGCCGCAAGGAGCACCAGCGCATCCTGGCCCGCCGGCAGACCATCGAGGAGCGCAAGGAGCGCCTGGAGAACCTCAACATCCAGCGGGAGAAAGAGGAGCTGGAGCAGCGCGAGGCGGAGCTGCAGAAGGTGCGCAAGGCAGAGGAGGAGCGCCTTCGCCAGGAGGCCAAGGAGCGCGAGAAGGAGCGCATCATGCAGGAGCACGAGCAGATCAAGAAAAAGACAGTGCGCGAGCGGCTGGAGCAGATAAAGAAGACCGAACTGGGAGCCAAGGCCTTCAAAGACATTGATATAGAG GACCTTGAGGACCTGGACcctgacttcatcatgtccaaaCAGGTGGAGCAGcttgagaaggagaagagagagcttcAGGACCGCCTGAAGAACCAGGAGAAAAAG ATTGACTACTTTGAGAGGGCCAAACGTCTGGAGGAGATCCCCTTGATCAAGAAGGCCTACGAGGAGCAGCGTGTCAAGGACATGGAGTTATGGGAGCTCCAAGAGGAGGAGCGG ATCAGCAACATGAAGGTGGAGCGTGAGAGGGCCTTGGAGCACAAGCAAAGGATGtccagaatgatggaggacaAGGAGAACTTTGTGGGCAAAATAACAGATGCTCGAAGCTTCATCTACGAG GAAAAACTAAAACAGTTCCAGGAGCgtctggtggaggagaggaagaagcgtctagaggagaggaagatCCACCGCAAGGAGGACCGTCGCAACACCTTCCACCGCCAGAAGGAGGAGGAGGCCCAGCGCATCCACGAGGAGCAGCTCAAGAAAG AGCGCGAGGAGCGTGAGCGCATCGAGCAGGAAGCACGCGAGGCAGAGGAGGCGGAGTACCAGGAGCGCCTGCGCAAActagaggagcaggagaggaagCAGCGAGCCCGACAGCAGGAGATCGAGGAGCGCGAGCGCcgcagggaggaggagatgagggccccTGCCAGGTCTGAGGAGAAACCCAGAGGAGAAGCGAAG GACTGGGGTgctgagaaggaggagggaggtggaggatggaggaggcgTACTGAGGTTGAATCGGAGAGGCGTCGCCCTGTGCCTGATAA TGACGCCGTACCAGATAA ggaCTGGAGAGCCGATGGCGGCgaggacaaagacagagagccaccctccaggagaggaggagacggcCCTCGCCGTGGTGGAGCCGACGACCGTGGACCCCCACGCAGGGGCTTTGGGGATGACGACCGCCCCCTGCGCAGAGGCATGGACGAGGACCGTCCACCAAGGAGAACCTTTGGGGATGATGACCGGGGTCTTAGGAGGGGGGGGGACGAGGACCGCGCTCCCCGCAGAGGCTTCGATGATGGCCCCAGGCGTGGCTTTGACGACGGCCCCCGCAGAGGCACGGACGAGTCTAGGGCCCCCAGACGCGGGGCTGATGATGACACCTGGGGccccaggagaggaggagatgacgaAAGGGGCGGGCCCCGTGACGACAAGCCATGGAAGCCAGCTGGCCGGCCCG TTGCTCTGGTGTCTGCTTCAGGTGGTGGCTGGCGTGAGAGGGAGAAGGCCCGCGAGGAGAGCTGGGGTCCACCCCGCGAAGGTAGCAGCAGCAAGGAGGGcgaagaggtcgagagagaggaaaaacaggAGAGCGAACGCTTCCCTGAGCGCCGCCCACCCAGGTCAGATGCACA ggaggagggtggtggtggtggtgcttggAGAAGGCCGGGTGCTGATGATGAGGCGCCCAAGAAAAGCTGGAGAGACTCTGCTCGTCAGGAAGAGCCTGACCGCGAGGATCGCCCTCCTATCCGTCGAGAGCGACCTGAGCGCAGGGATGACCGTGACCGTCCCCCACCCAGCAGAGAGCCTGAAGAAG GAGGAGGCTCTTGGCGCCGTGCCGGCGACGAGAAGCGTGATGTGCGTAAAGAGGAACGTCCGGCTCCCCCCAGACCCAGAGAGGGTGAGCGTGAAGCGGACGGAGAGAAGAGCTCCTGGCGCtcggagaaagacaaagagaacgCTGGTCGCGCCAAGAAGACCAACGAAGAGACCGACGATGACGGCTGGACCACTGTTGCCCGCCGCTGA